A section of the Deltaproteobacteria bacterium genome encodes:
- the gmd gene encoding GDP-mannose 4,6-dehydratase, producing MTAHFSGKKALITGITGQDGAYLAEFLLGKGYEVHGIKRRASLFNTDRVDHLYQDPHEQRRRFFLHYGDLTDASNLIRIIQQIRPDEIYNLAAQSHVQVSFETPEYTANVDALGALRLLEAIRILGLEKKTRFYQASTSELFGLVQEVPQTEKTPFYPRSPYACAKLYAYWITINYREAYGMYCCNGILFNHESPLRGETFVTRKITRALARIYLGLQDRLYLGNLNALRDWGHARDYVEMQWLMLQQDAPDDYVIATGEQHSVRDFVQAAARELGMTIEFSGEGVAETGINPANGKTVVAVDPRYFRPTEVETLLGDPTKGKSRLGWQPKISFQELVAEMVRADLEEAKKEELCVRAGFSINAPQE from the coding sequence ATGACCGCGCATTTTTCCGGCAAAAAAGCCCTTATCACCGGTATTACGGGCCAGGACGGCGCCTATCTGGCCGAATTTCTTTTGGGCAAGGGCTACGAAGTGCACGGTATCAAGCGCCGGGCCTCGCTCTTCAACACGGATCGGGTCGATCATTTGTACCAAGACCCGCATGAGCAACGCCGACGATTTTTTCTGCACTATGGCGACCTGACCGACGCGTCCAACCTGATCCGCATCATCCAGCAGATCAGGCCCGATGAAATCTACAATCTGGCCGCCCAGTCCCATGTGCAGGTCTCGTTTGAAACGCCGGAATACACGGCCAACGTTGACGCCCTGGGCGCACTGCGCCTGCTGGAGGCCATCCGTATTCTGGGGCTGGAGAAAAAGACGCGCTTCTACCAAGCATCCACCTCGGAGCTGTTCGGCCTGGTGCAGGAAGTTCCCCAGACAGAAAAGACACCTTTTTATCCGCGCTCACCCTATGCCTGCGCCAAGCTCTACGCCTACTGGATCACGATCAACTACCGCGAGGCCTATGGCATGTATTGCTGCAACGGCATTCTCTTCAACCATGAATCACCCCTGCGCGGCGAAACCTTCGTCACCCGCAAGATCACTCGCGCCCTGGCCCGCATTTACCTCGGCCTTCAGGACCGCCTGTACCTGGGCAACCTGAACGCCCTGCGCGATTGGGGCCACGCCAGGGACTACGTGGAAATGCAATGGCTCATGCTCCAGCAGGACGCCCCCGATGACTATGTCATCGCCACGGGCGAACAGCATTCGGTGCGGGACTTTGTCCAGGCCGCGGCCCGCGAACTGGGCATGACCATTGAATTTTCCGGGGAAGGCGTCGCGGAAACAGGCATCAACCCGGCCAATGGCAAAACCGTGGTCGCCGTGGACCCGCGCTACTTTCGGCCCACGGAAGTCGAGACCCTGTTGGGCGACCCGACCAAGGGCAAGTCCAGGCTGGGCTGGCAACCGAAAATTTCGTTTCAGGAACTCGTTGCCGAGATGGTCCGGGCGGATTTGGAAGAAGCCAAAAAGGAAGAACTCTGTGTACGGGCGGGATTTTCCATCAACGCACCCCAGGAATGA